In the Streptomyces sp. 3214.6 genome, CCAAGGACGAGGTCGCCGACCAACTGCAGCACGGCACCCAGAGGTCCTACGACGTGTTCGCCCAGTGCCGCTCCTGCGGGCGCGCCTACTGGAAGGGCGCGCACCACGAGCAGCTGGTCGCCATCGTGGAACGCGCCCTGGCGGAGTTCGCCGGCTAGGGCCTGTCCGGCCGCGGAGCCCGGGCAGGCCGGAGCTCACAGACAAGCCGGAAAGACCGGACAGGCCGGGCTGTCAGCCGTTCAGCGCGGTGCGCAGCCGTTCGGGGTCGGTGGTCGGGGCGTCGCAGGTGAAGTTGCGGCAGACGTACGCGGTCGGTTCGCCCTTGCTCAGCGGGCGGTCGGCGAGCAGCGGGAACTCGTCGCTCCCCGCAGTGCCGAACGCGACGACGGCACCCGGGGCGGTGCCCAGCAGGGCCGTACGGTGCAGGATCCGGGAGGCCGGATCGTCCGCGCCGGTGCCGACGACGGCGACCTCGCGCGGCCCGTCGAGCAGCGCCTCGGCTGCGGCGAGCCCCCAGCCGATGAACCGGGGCACACGCGGCCCGAGCGCCTTCACCACCCCCAACGCCCGTTCCGCGGCGGTGCGGTGGGGCTCCGAGCCGGTGTGGGCCGCGTAACTCAGCAGCGCGCCGGCCGCGGCCGTCCAGCCGGAGGGCACGGCGTTGTCGGTCGGATCCTGCGGACGCCGGATGAGCTGCTCGGCGTCGGCCGCCGTGTCGTACAGCGACCCGGACTCGGGGTCGACGAACCGGATCAGGACGTGGTCGAGCAGGAACCCGGCGAACTCCAGCCAGACGCCCTCGCCGGTGACGGCGCCGAGAGCGAGGAACCCCTCCGCGACATCGGCGTAGTCCTCCAGGACGCCCGCGTTGGCCCCGGCCTGTCCGTCCTTGCTGGTGCGGAAGAGCCGGGCCTGCTCGTCGAGGTGCAGCCGGACGAGGAGATCGGCGGCGCCGACCGCGGCCTCGACGAGATCCGGACGGTCGAAGTAGACGCCGGTCTCCGCGAGCGCGGCGACGGCCAGCCCGTTCCACGCGGCGACGATCTTGTCGTCCCGGCCGGGAGCCGGCCGCTCACCGCGCCGGTCCAGCAGCCGCTCCTTGATGCCGGCGATCTTCTCGGCGTCGAAGAAGGCGTCCTGCTGCGGGAGTTGGAGAACCGAGGAGCCGTGCTCGAACGTGCCCTCCTCGGTGACGCCGAAGTAGCGGGCGGCGAGCTCGGCGTCGTCGTCGCCCAGGACCTCCCTGAGCTGCTCGGGCGTCCACACGTAGTAGGCGCCCTCGACGTGCTTCCCGCTGCCGTCGTCGCTGTCGGCGTCCAGCGCGGAGGCGAACCCGCCCTCGGCGGTGCGCAGTTCCCGCACCATGAAGTCGGCGGTCTCCAGCGCGACCCGACGGGCGAGCTCCGAGCCGGTGGCCCGCCAGAGATGGGCGTACACGCGGCAGAGCAGCGCATTGTCGTACAGCATCTTCTCGAAATGCGGCACGACCCAGTCACGGTCGACGGAGTACCGGGCGAACCCGCCGCCGAGCTGGTCGTAGATCCCGCCCCGGGCCATCCGTTCACATGTGTCCTGGGCCATCTGCAGGGCGCCCTCGGCCCCCGTCCGCGCATGATGGCGCAGCAGGAACTCGACGACCATCGACGGCGGAAACTTCGGCGCCCCGCCGAACCCGCCGCGCTGCGCGTCGTACTCCCGGGTCAGCCCGAGCAGCGCCTGCGACAGTTCCTGCTCACCGGGGGACTGGCTGTCCCCGTAGGAGATCTCCCGCCCCGCCAGATCCCGGACGATCTTCCCGGCGACCTCGGCCACCTCGTCCCGCCGGTCCGTCCAGGCCTGCCGCACACCCTCCAGCACCTGCCGGAAGGAGGGCATGCCGTGCCGTGGGGCGGGCGGGAAGTACGTACCGAAGTAGAACGGCTCGGCGTCCGGCGTGAGAAACACGGTCATGGGCCACCCACCCTGCCCGGTGGCCGCCTGCACGGCTTCCATGTAGACAGCATCGACATCGGGACGCTCTTCGCGGTCCACCTTGACGCTGACGAAGTGCGCGTTGAGCTCGTCGGCGGTCTCCCGGTCCTCGAACGACTCGTGCGCCATGACATGACACCAGTGGCAGCTGCTGTATCCCACACTCAGCAGCACGGGCACGCCCCGCCTGCGCGCCTCCTCGAAGGCCTCCGCCGACCAGGGCCACCAGTCGACCGGGTTGTCGGCGTGCTGGAGCAGATACGGGGACGTCTCATGAGCCAGTCGGTTCGGCATGGGGTCCATCCTGCCGCAGTACCCCACCGGCCGGACGGCAGGCATGCCCCGAACGGCGACGTCGACGCCCGCCGTCTCCTCGCGTCCACTCGCGCCCTCTCGCGCCCTCTCGCGCCACGGAGCCGCTCGCAGCACACTTGACCAAGCACAGCTGGGACCGCCGGAGGGGGACGGGACATGCGGGACGGCCATAGGGCGGATGCCGAGCGGTTGTTGGCGCGAGCCGTGGAGGAAGAGGTGCGGCGGTCCGGGGGGCGCACCGACCGGCAGGCGCTGATGACGCGGGCGCGCGGGGCGCTGGACGACATGGCGCAGACAGCCGCGCAGGAGTACGAGGAGTATGCCCGCGCCCTGGAGGAGACGGAGGCCCGGCAGATCAGCTTCGGGCAGCGCTACGCGCGCGAGGGCGGGCGAACCCCCCTGCTGGTGGCGGGCGTTGCCGCACTGACGACAGCGGTCGCAGACCTGGCGCTGGGCACGGGTCCCGGTACGGCGCTCGGGGCCGGGGTGACCGTCGGGGTCGTCGGGGCGGCCGCGACGGTCGTGAAGGTCGCGGGGTCGCATCTGCCGGCCGCGCACCACCGGGCCGGCGAGGCGGGGCAGCCGGGCGGCGCCGAGCAGTTGCGGCTGCAGTGGCTCACGGCGCTGGAGGTGCGGGGCATCCGGCCGTTCCTGGACCAGCAGCGGGTGCTGAGCGCGACGACCGGCCCGAAGAAGACGGCGGGACCGCAGCTCAGGGGCGCGGACAAGAGCGCGGCGGCGCGCGGGCGGACCGTACTCGGCCAGTCGTTCGCCCAACTGCCGGAAGCCGCCGGGCCGTTCGCCGGGCGGCGGGCGGAACTGGCGCGGATCCGGCAGTGGGTGCAGGCGGCGCGGGCCAGTACGGAGACCCGGCCGACGGTCGTCGTACTGCACGGCACCCCCGGCAGCGGCCGCACCACCCTCGCGGTACGGGCCGCGCACGATCTGCGGGACCAGTTCCGCGGCGCCTGCGTGGTGGACCTGCGCGGCGGCAGCGCCGGCGAGACGCCGCTGCCCACCCGGGACGCCCTGCTGCACCTGCTGAACCGGCTCGGCGCACCCCGCGAGCAGCTCCTCTTCCGGGAACGCTCCTCCGCGGACCAGCAGGTCAAACGCCTCAGCGAGCTGTACCACCAGCATCTGACCGGCCTGCCGGTCACGGTGATCCTGGACGACGCCTCGGACCCCGAGCAGGTCCGCGCGCTCGTCCCGGAACGCTCCGACAGCCTCGTCCTGGTCACCGCCCGCACCCCGCTGAGCCTCCCCGCCGAGCTGTCCGCGTGGGTGCACGAGCTGGCGGTGCGGCCTCTGGAGGCGGCGGGCGCGGAGGAGCTGCT is a window encoding:
- a CDS encoding thioredoxin domain-containing protein, whose protein sequence is MPNRLAHETSPYLLQHADNPVDWWPWSAEAFEEARRRGVPVLLSVGYSSCHWCHVMAHESFEDRETADELNAHFVSVKVDREERPDVDAVYMEAVQAATGQGGWPMTVFLTPDAEPFYFGTYFPPAPRHGMPSFRQVLEGVRQAWTDRRDEVAEVAGKIVRDLAGREISYGDSQSPGEQELSQALLGLTREYDAQRGGFGGAPKFPPSMVVEFLLRHHARTGAEGALQMAQDTCERMARGGIYDQLGGGFARYSVDRDWVVPHFEKMLYDNALLCRVYAHLWRATGSELARRVALETADFMVRELRTAEGGFASALDADSDDGSGKHVEGAYYVWTPEQLREVLGDDDAELAARYFGVTEEGTFEHGSSVLQLPQQDAFFDAEKIAGIKERLLDRRGERPAPGRDDKIVAAWNGLAVAALAETGVYFDRPDLVEAAVGAADLLVRLHLDEQARLFRTSKDGQAGANAGVLEDYADVAEGFLALGAVTGEGVWLEFAGFLLDHVLIRFVDPESGSLYDTAADAEQLIRRPQDPTDNAVPSGWTAAAGALLSYAAHTGSEPHRTAAERALGVVKALGPRVPRFIGWGLAAAEALLDGPREVAVVGTGADDPASRILHRTALLGTAPGAVVAFGTAGSDEFPLLADRPLSKGEPTAYVCRNFTCDAPTTDPERLRTALNG